In one Choloepus didactylus isolate mChoDid1 chromosome 1, mChoDid1.pri, whole genome shotgun sequence genomic region, the following are encoded:
- the LOC119526616 gene encoding polyadenylate-binding protein 2-like, with protein sequence MVLLNWGSGPGRRRHLVPGAGGEAGEGAPGGAGDYGNGLESEELEPGELLLEPEPEPEPEEEAPRPRAPPGAPGPGPGSGAPGSQEEEEEPGLVEGDPGDGAIEDPELEAIKARVREMEEEAEKLKELQNEVEKQMNMSPPPGNAGPVIMSIEEKMEADARSIYVGNVDYGATAEELEAHFHGCGSVNRVTILCDKFSGHPKGFAYIEFSDKESVRTSLALDESLFRGRQIKVIPKRTNRPGISTTDRGFPRARYRARTTNYNNSRSRFYSGFSSRPRGRVYRGRARATSWYSPY encoded by the exons atggtat TACTTAATTGGGGCTCCGGGCCGGGGCGGCGGCGCCATCTTGTGCCCGGGGCCggtggggaggccggggagggggccCCGGGGGGCGCAGGGGACTACGGGAACGGCCTGGAGTCTGAGGAACTGGAGCCTGGAGAGCTGCTGCTGGAGCCCGAGCCGGAGCCCGAGCCTGAAGAGGAGGCGCCCCGGCCCCGCGCCCCCCCGGGAGCTCCGGGTCCTGGGCCTGGCTCGGGAGCCCCCGGcagccaggaggaggaggaggagccggGACTGGTCGAGGGTGACCCGGGGGACGGCGCCATTGAGGACCCGGAGCTGGAAGCGATCAAAGCTCGAGTCagagagatggaggaagaagCTGAGAAGCTAAAGGAGCTGCAGAACGAGGTAGAGAAGCAGATGAATATGAGTCCACCTCCAGGCAATGCTGGCCCAGTGATCATGTCTATTGAAGAGAAGATGGAGGCTGATGCTCGTTCCATTTATGTTGGCAATGTGGACTATGGTGCAACAGCAGAAGAGCTAGAAGCACACTTTCATGGCTGTGGTTCAGTCAACCGTGTTACTATACTCTGTGACAAATTCAGTGGCCATCCCAAAGGGTTTGCATATATTGAGTTCTCAGACAAAGAGTCAGTGAGGACCTCCCTGGCCTTAGATGAGTCCCTTTTTAGAGGAAGACAAATCAAGGTGATCCCCAAACGAACCAATAGACCAGGCATCAGCACAACAGACCGGGGTTTCCCAAGAGCTCGTTACCGTGCCAGGACCACCAACTACAACAATTCCCGCTCTCGGTTCTACAGTGGTTTCAGCAGCAGGCCCCGGGGTCGTGTCTACAGGGGCCGGGCTAGAGCGACATCATGGTATTCCCCTTACTAA